The window GCGACGAGAAGGGAGAGGGCGCGCCGGTGGTGCGGGACGACCGTCTCCGCCTCCTCGGGGAATCCGAGCGTGTCGAGGTTCTGGAGCGCGTAGGAGATCTCCGACCCCATCAGCACGATCAGCCAGCTGACCTGAAGCCAGGCCAGGAACAGCGGGAGCGCGGCGAGGCTTCCGTAGATGGCGTTGGCGCGCGAAACGCCGACCTGGAACGCGATGTAGACCCACTGGGTGAGCTGGAAGACGGTCCCCGCCGCCACGGCGGCGATAAACCCGGGCTTGAGCTGCACTTTCGTGTTCGGCATGAGGATCAGGACGAACGCGAACAGCCCCCAGACCAGCGGGAAGGGGACGATCTCCAGCACGAAGAGGATCGCCTGCGGCGGGATCCCCCAACGGGCCGCCTGCTGGGCGACGTACTCCAGCTGCCCGGCAAGCGTGACCGTCACGCTGCCCGCCATGAGGAAGATGAACGGGCCAACCATCGCGAACGAGAGGTAGTCGCTGCACATCCTGGCGATGGAGCGCGACTTCCGGACTTTCCAGATGTGGTTGAACGCGGCCTCGATCGAGGACAGCACGCTGACGACCGTCCAGAAGAGCAGGGCGACGCCGATCCCCGCGACGATCCCCCCGCTGGTCTTCTCCAGCAGCGAGTCGGAGAAGCGGAAGACCTTCATCAGGATGTCCGAGTATTCCGAGAACTCCACCAGGAGCTCGGCCTGCAGCCGCTTCTCGAACCCGAATCCCTTGGCGATGCCGAAGACCACCGCGACGACCGGGACGATGGAAAGGAGGGAATAGAGCGTCAGCGCCGAGGCCCGCACCGTGCACTGGTCCCGCATGAAGCCGCGGGCCGACAGCAGGAGGACCTTGAGCGCGCGGACGAAGCAGGCCCTGGGCCGGGAAAGCCCCGTCTCGGG of the Thermodesulfobacteriota bacterium genome contains:
- a CDS encoding YihY/virulence factor BrkB family protein, with the translated sequence MKERLDSIVAFLKTGIWLLPETGLSRPRACFVRALKVLLLSARGFMRDQCTVRASALTLYSLLSIVPVVAVVFGIAKGFGFEKRLQAELLVEFSEYSDILMKVFRFSDSLLEKTSGGIVAGIGVALLFWTVVSVLSSIEAAFNHIWKVRKSRSIARMCSDYLSFAMVGPFIFLMAGSVTVTLAGQLEYVAQQAARWGIPPQAILFVLEIVPFPLVWGLFAFVLILMPNTKVQLKPGFIAAVAAGTVFQLTQWVYIAFQVGVSRANAIYGSLAALPLFLAWLQVSWLIVLMGSEISYALQNLDTLGFPEEAETVVPHHRRALSLLVARMVAARFAAGDAPPTPSLIALSLGAPSPLVRRILDDFSAAGLFREMKAAKGEEAPWQPARDIHGITVQAVLDALDRRGAAEPPFAATDDFRKAAESLDALGSAAEASPANRPLLEL